Proteins from one Suncus etruscus isolate mSunEtr1 chromosome 3, mSunEtr1.pri.cur, whole genome shotgun sequence genomic window:
- the GARIN2 gene encoding Golgi-associated RAB2 interactor protein 2, with protein sequence MGQSSVAECYLAFYVRMSTLKKIDWKSTTMMNIQDDNFMEHPQDLANLQNTLDEGEYAPFVSPPMLESNFIQVNRRGESIYLHNRANWVTVGICSANHTTKTPSVMLLAHLASVTDSDTEPLYSSFLEPSSPEKLVLTRFLPLQFVTLTVHDFDKMRLKVKLVSKKAYYLQLCAPAYLQDSLFDQWVELISFLNQEKAKVSKVSEISSASEMTNSTDITCSTENVDLMGIVDEKCLNTHSAANPEYVIESVDFSDVTENTDVTDVTDVPENEVKEVPDVRIVTEVTEIQDQSEIKTSSVVTVVFENEDIIKSKAEETKIKNIPKPGCLRDSSNKSDLSKRVTISNLTLTFEGEKRIHSTMTPGKSASSNEDKISKKKITDRKDTTNTAEASRYARWGSVREADRTRLRTDSDSSGMEPMPPSFSVAPGTPQSPWVLEPSSYKQRNPDKHSYVFPFLPLYFESPAKCRLFLRVYLYTLFHR encoded by the exons atgggccagagcagtgtcgcAGAATG TTACCTAGCGTTTTATGTTCGTATGTCAACATTGAAGAAAATTGATTGGAAATCAACCACAATGATGAACATACAAGATGACAACTTCATGGAACACCCCCAAGATCTAGCAAATCTCCAAAATACGTTGGATGAAGGAGAATATGCCCCTTTCGTATCTCCTCCCATGTTAGAGAGCAACTTTATCCAG GTCAACAGGAGAGGCGAGTCCATATATCTTCATAACAGAGCCAACTGGGTGACTGTAGGCATCTGTTCTGCCAACCACACCACCAAGACCCCCAGTGTGATGCTACTCGCACATCTAGCATCTGTCACTGACAGCGATACAGAACCGCTTTACAGTAGTTTCCTAGAGCCATCATCTCCAGAGAAACTGGTGCTTACCAG GTTCCTCCCTCTACAGTTTGTTACTCTTACTGTgcatgattttgataagatgcGACTGAAAGTAAAGTTAGTAAGTAAAAAAGCCTACTACCTGCAGCTCTGCGCCCCTGCATACCTCCAGGACAGTTTGTTTGATCAATGGGTAGAGCTCATCTCCTTCCTAAATCAGGAGAAAGCCAAAGTTTCCAAAGTATCAGAAATCTCGAGCGCCTCCGAAATGACCAACAGCACAGACATCACATGTTCAACAGAAAACGTGGATCTGATGGGAATAGTAGATGAGAAGTGCCTAAACACGCACTCGGCCGCCAATCCTGAATATGTCATCGAAAGTGTCGACTTCTCCGATGTCACTGAGAACACTGATGTCACCGATGTTACAGATGTTCCTGAAAACGAAGTCAAAGAAGTCCCGGATGTAAGAATTGTCACAGAAGTCACAGAGATCCAAGATCAAAGTGAGATCAAAACTAGCTCAGTTGTCACGGTGGTATTTGAAAATGAAGACATAATCAAGTCCAAAGCAGAGGAAACG aaaataaaaaacattccgAAGCCTGGATGTCTACGAGATTCAAGCAATAAGAGTGATCTTTCGAAACGTGTCACCATCTCAAACTTGACATTGACTTTTGAAGGTGAAAAACGTATTCATTCCACCATGACTCCAGGCAAAAGTGCATCCAGCAATGAGGATAAAATCTCTAAAAAGAAGATAACTGATCGTAAAGACACAACCAACACAGCTGAAGCATCCAGGTATGCGAGGTGGGGAAGTGTGAGAGAAGCTGACAGGAC GCGCTTGAGAACTGACTCAGACTCTTCAGGTATGGAACCAATGCCACCGAGTTTCTCTGTGGCCCCCGGTACCCCGCAGTCACCATGGGTTCTGGAACCAAGTAGTTACAAGCAAAGGAACCCAGACAAACATTCTTATGTGTTTCCTTTCCTGCCTTTATATTTCGAGAGTCCTGCAAAATGCAGACTGTTTCTTAGAGTCTATCTTTACACTCTCTTCCATCGATAA